In Fusobacterium massiliense, a single window of DNA contains:
- a CDS encoding L-cysteine desulfidase family protein, giving the protein MEENKIEKVLRILEEEIIAAEGCTEPIALSYVAAKARKILGKIPTKVNVFLSGNIIKNVKSVLIPSSNGMVGIEAAIAMGLIAGDDEKELMVISNVNQDDLVAVQNYLDKKIIKTSLEPGDIKLYIRLEISEGSDEVVLEIKHTHTNITKITKNGKILLEQVCNDGDFNSSLTDRKVLSVKFIYDLAKNIDIDLIRPIFKKVITYNSAIAEEGLKGKYGVNIGKMILDNIEKGIYGNDIRNKAASYASAGSDARMSGCALPVMTTSGSGNQGMTASLPIIKFAAEKNLSEEELIRGLFVSHLTTIHVKTNVGRLSAYCGAICAAAGVAASLTYLHGGSYEMVCDAITNILGNLSGVICDGAKASCAMKISSGIYSAFDATMLALHKDVLKSGDGIIGVDIEETIKNVGELAQNGMKTTDTKILEIMTK; this is encoded by the coding sequence ATGGAAGAAAATAAAATAGAAAAAGTTCTTAGAATTTTAGAAGAAGAAATAATTGCAGCTGAAGGTTGTACTGAGCCTATCGCTTTGTCTTATGTTGCAGCAAAAGCTAGAAAAATTTTAGGTAAAATCCCAACAAAAGTTAATGTATTTTTATCTGGAAATATAATCAAAAATGTAAAAAGTGTGTTAATTCCTAGTAGTAATGGAATGGTTGGAATTGAAGCAGCTATTGCTATGGGGCTTATAGCTGGAGATGATGAAAAAGAATTAATGGTTATAAGTAATGTTAACCAAGATGATTTAGTAGCTGTACAAAATTACTTAGATAAAAAAATAATCAAAACTTCTTTAGAGCCTGGGGATATCAAATTATATATCAGACTAGAAATTTCTGAAGGTTCTGATGAAGTAGTGCTTGAAATAAAACATACTCATACAAACATCACTAAAATAACAAAAAACGGCAAAATTCTGCTAGAACAAGTTTGTAACGATGGAGATTTTAATTCATCATTAACAGACAGAAAAGTTTTATCTGTTAAATTTATATATGATTTAGCAAAGAATATAGATATTGATTTAATAAGACCTATTTTTAAAAAAGTTATTACCTATAACTCAGCTATAGCTGAAGAAGGTCTAAAAGGAAAATATGGTGTCAATATCGGAAAAATGATACTTGATAACATTGAAAAAGGTATTTATGGAAATGACATTAGAAATAAAGCTGCTAGTTATGCAAGTGCAGGTAGTGATGCTAGAATGAGTGGTTGTGCTCTTCCTGTTATGACAACTAGCGGTAGTGGAAATCAAGGTATGACTGCCTCTTTACCTATTATAAAATTTGCTGCTGAAAAAAATTTATCTGAAGAGGAATTAATAAGAGGTTTATTTGTTTCTCATTTAACAACAATACATGTAAAGACAAATGTAGGAAGACTATCTGCATATTGTGGAGCTATTTGTGCAGCTGCTGGTGTTGCAGCTTCTCTTACATACTTACATGGTGGTAGTTATGAAATGGTCTGTGATGCTATTACAAATATTTTAGGAAATTTATCAGGAGTTATTTGTGATGGAGCTAAAGCCTCTTGTGCTATGAAAATATCTTCTGGAATTTACTCTGCCTTTGATGCTACAATGCTTGCTTTACATAAAGATGTTTTGAAATCAGGAGATGGTATTATTGGTGTTGATATTGAAGAAACAATAAAGAATGTTGGAGAACTTGCTCAAAATGGAATGAAAACAACAGATACAAAAATTTTGGAAATTATGACAAAATAA
- a CDS encoding L,D-transpeptidase family protein, whose translation MYKYKKILLGFFLLVSTPILTKAASFVETLNNDKIEVIATYDNKMPSAIENIYKPKYTIEKPMYLDYVFITSRVANLRKQPDTNSEILGKYTYDNKLKLLKKIKYEGNIWYLVEDENGVQGYIAASVTKKRDFRFQMAVDKIHDLENFISSSLDQGYKLSTTHTYIPNPSNANAQRQKDKYGTSLDQNLLGISAKGEEIIIPDRSVVKILEDRGDKVLVKALSIPEELEIPKARLTNYPTVKKGFRKVVAIDIENQNFMVFEKSKSTDQWEMISYVYTKTGIDSELGYETPRGFFNVPTVKYVMPYTDETGQKQGSARYAIRFCGGGYLHGTPINVQEEINKEFFIKQKEFTLGTYTGTRKCVRTTEEHAKFLFDWLVKNPNKNSNEQKPTEDIYFIAF comes from the coding sequence ATGTATAAATATAAAAAAATATTATTAGGGTTTTTTCTTTTAGTTTCTACTCCTATTTTAACAAAAGCAGCATCTTTTGTTGAAACTTTAAACAATGATAAAATAGAAGTAATTGCAACTTATGATAATAAAATGCCTAGTGCTATAGAAAATATATATAAACCAAAATATACTATAGAAAAACCTATGTATTTAGATTATGTTTTTATTACATCTAGAGTGGCTAATTTAAGAAAACAACCTGATACTAATTCAGAAATTTTAGGAAAATATACTTATGACAACAAACTAAAACTTTTGAAGAAGATAAAATATGAAGGTAATATCTGGTATCTTGTAGAAGATGAAAATGGAGTACAAGGATATATAGCAGCTAGTGTTACTAAAAAAAGAGATTTTAGATTTCAAATGGCTGTAGATAAAATACATGATTTAGAAAACTTTATATCTTCTTCTCTAGATCAAGGTTATAAACTATCTACAACTCATACTTACATCCCAAATCCAAGCAATGCTAATGCACAAAGACAAAAAGATAAGTATGGTACGAGTTTAGATCAAAATTTACTTGGTATAAGTGCAAAAGGAGAAGAAATAATAATTCCTGACAGATCTGTAGTAAAAATTCTTGAAGATAGAGGTGATAAAGTTCTAGTTAAAGCTCTTTCTATCCCAGAAGAATTAGAGATACCTAAAGCTAGATTAACTAATTATCCTACTGTTAAAAAAGGATTTAGAAAGGTCGTAGCAATAGACATAGAAAATCAAAATTTTATGGTTTTTGAAAAATCTAAATCAACAGATCAATGGGAAATGATTAGTTATGTTTACACAAAAACCGGTATTGATAGTGAGTTAGGATATGAAACTCCAAGAGGTTTCTTTAATGTTCCTACTGTTAAGTATGTTATGCCTTACACAGACGAAACAGGTCAAAAACAAGGTTCAGCAAGATATGCTATAAGATTCTGTGGTGGTGGATATCTACATGGTACACCTATAAATGTTCAAGAAGAAATAAATAAAGAATTTTTTATAAAACAAAAAGAATTTACTCTTGGAACATATACAGGAACAAGAAAATGTGTTAGAACAACTGAAGAACATGCTAAATTTTTATTTGATTGGCTAGTTAAAAATCCAAATAAAAATTCTAATGAACAAAAACCAACTGAAGATATCTATTTTATAGCTTTTTAA